In one Acidimicrobium ferrooxidans DSM 10331 genomic region, the following are encoded:
- a CDS encoding IS1182-like element ISAcfe2 family transposase, producing the protein MLGTESDQAHLTATEAFCSSLIEPGSIYAFLAEHRRELFPDERFRHLYPSTTGRPSIPASRVLAVMVLQVLEGLSDTEATEQVRYNLRWKYALGLDLEDPGFHPTVLTYWRRRIATSETPRLIGELVAEVIGATGVLKGKTKRVVDSTVLADAVATQDTMTQLVAQINRVRRLIPELRDIPLSPAIDYTRAKPAIDYRDEEAVVRTVSALVADATAHLAHAEKLASLTEPQTEALGLLGLVAGQDVECVDAKEGRWRIARRVATDRVISTVDPDARHVHKSRARAIDGYKGHVAVEPDSGIVTAATITKGTVPDAAVASELLRDEDGPRTVYGDSAYATSEVSNELAARGHDEVIKPRPLAMAVPGGFTIDDFVVEEGWVSCPQGHRVPISAKGRASFVKHCTGCPLRDRCTRSKRGRVLTFTPATWHAISQRAHFGDPAVRLDYQRTRPNVERIHAQLKRKLSGARLRYLGLVRNRLHFELLCATWNLKVLLRLGLTRVGGGWVLAT; encoded by the coding sequence ATGCTGGGCACCGAATCAGACCAGGCACACCTCACCGCGACGGAGGCCTTCTGCTCCTCGCTCATCGAGCCAGGGTCCATCTACGCCTTCCTCGCCGAGCACCGCAGAGAGCTCTTCCCCGACGAGCGCTTCCGCCATCTCTACCCCTCCACGACCGGCAGACCCTCCATCCCCGCCTCGAGGGTGCTCGCGGTCATGGTGCTCCAGGTGCTCGAGGGGCTCTCGGACACCGAGGCGACAGAGCAGGTCCGCTACAACCTCCGCTGGAAGTACGCCCTTGGTCTTGATCTCGAGGACCCAGGCTTTCACCCCACGGTGCTCACCTACTGGCGCAGGCGCATCGCCACCTCCGAGACCCCAAGACTCATCGGCGAACTCGTGGCCGAGGTGATCGGTGCCACGGGGGTGCTCAAGGGCAAGACGAAGCGCGTCGTCGACTCCACCGTGCTCGCCGATGCGGTTGCCACCCAAGACACCATGACCCAACTTGTCGCCCAGATCAACCGGGTACGCAGGCTGATCCCCGAACTACGCGACATTCCTCTGTCACCAGCGATCGACTACACCCGCGCAAAGCCTGCCATCGACTATCGGGACGAAGAGGCAGTGGTGCGCACGGTGAGTGCCCTCGTCGCCGATGCCACTGCCCACCTCGCCCATGCAGAGAAGCTCGCATCCCTCACCGAGCCACAGACCGAAGCCCTTGGTCTCCTTGGGCTCGTGGCGGGCCAAGACGTGGAGTGTGTCGATGCCAAGGAAGGTCGCTGGCGCATCGCGAGGCGGGTAGCCACAGACAGGGTCATCTCCACCGTGGACCCTGACGCTCGCCACGTCCACAAGTCCCGTGCCCGTGCCATCGATGGCTACAAGGGCCACGTGGCCGTCGAGCCAGACAGTGGCATCGTCACCGCTGCGACCATCACGAAGGGCACCGTGCCGGACGCAGCAGTGGCGAGCGAGCTCCTTCGTGACGAGGACGGCCCGCGCACGGTCTATGGCGACAGCGCCTATGCCACGAGCGAGGTCTCCAACGAGCTCGCCGCTCGTGGCCACGACGAGGTGATCAAGCCTCGGCCCCTTGCCATGGCGGTCCCTGGTGGCTTCACCATCGATGACTTCGTCGTCGAGGAGGGATGGGTCAGCTGTCCCCAAGGACACCGAGTACCCATCTCCGCCAAGGGTCGTGCTTCCTTTGTCAAGCACTGCACCGGCTGTCCGCTCCGGGATCGCTGCACGCGCTCGAAGCGAGGACGGGTCCTCACCTTCACCCCTGCCACCTGGCACGCAATCAGCCAGCGGGCGCACTTTGGGGACCCTGCCGTTCGTCTCGACTATCAGCGCACCCGACCGAACGTCGAGCGGATCCACGCACAGCTCAAACGCAAGCTCTCCGGCGCGAGGCTGCGCTACCTGGGGCTCGTGCGCAACCGACTCCACTTCGAGCTGCTCTGTGCCACCTGGAACCTGAAGGTGCTCCTTCGCCTGGGGCTCACCCGGGTGGGTGGTGGCTGGGTGCTTGCCACCTGA
- a CDS encoding carbon storage regulator gives MLVLARKLGQSIVIGDDIVVTVLAIDPYGGVRLGIVAPRDVRIVRDELLKAIATENEAAARSATTAGLEGVAEPRRNRHELSRLESRVSQPEPDRDGEGPRCTQGSRASTSPGAVLR, from the coding sequence GTGCTTGTCTTGGCTCGGAAGCTCGGCCAATCGATCGTCATCGGTGACGACATCGTCGTGACCGTGCTTGCGATCGATCCATATGGCGGCGTGCGCCTTGGCATCGTCGCGCCACGTGACGTGCGCATCGTGCGAGACGAACTCCTGAAAGCCATCGCAACCGAGAACGAGGCGGCTGCGCGTAGTGCGACTACGGCTGGGCTCGAGGGGGTCGCGGAGCCCAGGCGGAACCGTCACGAGTTGTCTCGTCTCGAGTCGCGCGTTTCGCAACCCGAGCCAGACAGAGACGGCGAAGGACCACGATGCACGCAAGGGAGTCGCGCTAGCACCTCCCCGGGTGCTGTCCTACGGTAG
- a CDS encoding SAF domain-containing protein, producing MTLARQRRSVALKIAGTVALGAAVTLGVYSFFSKQSQTVDIVVAAKPLVPGEVPTKSDLAVEAVPQQSVTPGMIPVANVRVLNNQVVTTTIPQNAPVLVSELAPHLRGNYRVFVLTPSVIPPNLTAGDTVDIYAPLQAQASGSSSGSSNAPMSYTAPAPYIPVATAIPVLAVIPSSNGGSSQLEIEVPPNEASDIAAVADTSNLVIAFAPPNAKPVPIVQLQPSVHTHTVN from the coding sequence ATGACACTTGCTCGCCAGCGTCGGTCTGTAGCTCTCAAGATTGCCGGTACCGTCGCGCTCGGTGCCGCCGTTACTCTTGGGGTCTACTCGTTCTTCTCCAAGCAGTCGCAGACGGTCGACATCGTCGTGGCAGCCAAGCCACTCGTCCCAGGGGAAGTGCCGACGAAGTCAGACCTCGCTGTCGAGGCGGTGCCACAGCAGTCGGTCACGCCGGGGATGATCCCGGTCGCCAACGTGCGTGTGCTCAACAATCAAGTCGTGACGACGACGATTCCACAGAACGCTCCCGTGCTCGTGAGCGAGCTCGCGCCGCACCTGCGTGGCAACTACCGGGTCTTTGTGTTGACGCCTTCTGTCATCCCCCCGAATCTCACGGCTGGCGACACGGTGGACATTTACGCTCCGCTCCAGGCCCAGGCGTCGGGGTCGTCAAGTGGGTCGTCGAACGCGCCCATGTCCTACACCGCCCCTGCACCGTACATTCCGGTCGCCACAGCGATTCCCGTCCTTGCTGTCATCCCGTCGAGCAACGGTGGTTCGTCGCAGCTCGAGATCGAGGTCCCACCGAACGAGGCGAGCGACATCGCTGCCGTCGCTGACACTTCGAACCTGGTCATCGCCTTCGCTCCGCCGAACGCAAAGCCCGTCCCCATCGTGCAGCTTCAGCCGTCGGTCCACACGCATACGGTCAACTAG
- a CDS encoding transposase: MGTSRRKFTLEYRTEAAHRVIDSGRSVPEVARELAIGEHNLYRWVREERRRIEAANATGSPPLTAQERTELIRLRRELEELRKDNEFLGKAAAYFAAKPPSKRDSR; this comes from the coding sequence ATGGGGACGTCGAGAAGGAAGTTCACCCTGGAGTACCGGACCGAGGCGGCCCACCGGGTCATCGACAGCGGCCGGAGCGTCCCAGAGGTGGCCCGTGAGCTCGCGATCGGGGAGCACAACCTCTATCGATGGGTGCGGGAGGAGCGCAGGCGGATCGAAGCAGCAAACGCCACTGGCAGCCCGCCCCTCACGGCGCAGGAGCGCACCGAGCTCATCAGGCTGCGCAGGGAGCTCGAGGAGCTGCGCAAGGACAACGAGTTCCTGGGAAAAGCAGCCGCGTACTTCGCCGCGAAGCCACCAAGCAAGAGAGATTCGCGCTGA
- a CDS encoding IS3 family transposase: MEAEYARFEIKRMARLLEVSRAGYYRWRRTQVAPSRRACARRDLENRVVAVHQASSGTYGARRITAALLAAGVVTSHNTVAAAMARRGIAGISPRRFRPATTHADPKAIYPPDLVARKFDPGRLHALWTSDITYLALAGAMAYLCVVRDEHSRRVLGWSVAERMETTLVLEALGQAVAVRGSHAQGVIWHTDRGSQFSDHRVVAFCARHGITRSMGRTGTCYDHASAESFWSIFKHEFFYRHAFGDLAELRRGIQSYIQFYNHQRSCSKIGYLAPVVFEHLVAEEARVK; the protein is encoded by the coding sequence ATGGAGGCGGAGTACGCTCGCTTCGAGATCAAACGGATGGCACGCTTACTCGAGGTCTCCCGGGCTGGCTACTACCGATGGCGACGCACCCAGGTAGCACCGTCGCGTCGGGCATGTGCAAGACGCGACCTCGAGAACCGAGTGGTCGCGGTCCACCAGGCATCCTCTGGCACCTACGGCGCACGACGGATCACGGCGGCACTCCTCGCCGCTGGCGTGGTGACGAGCCACAACACGGTGGCAGCAGCGATGGCCAGGCGCGGCATCGCCGGTATCAGCCCCAGGAGGTTCCGCCCAGCGACCACCCACGCCGATCCGAAGGCGATCTACCCACCAGACCTCGTTGCCAGGAAGTTCGACCCGGGGCGCCTGCACGCCCTCTGGACCTCGGACATCACCTACCTCGCTCTCGCCGGCGCGATGGCATACCTGTGTGTGGTGCGCGACGAGCACTCGCGGCGGGTGCTCGGATGGAGCGTCGCGGAGCGCATGGAGACCACGCTCGTGCTCGAGGCCCTCGGCCAGGCCGTCGCGGTGCGTGGGTCCCACGCGCAGGGGGTCATCTGGCACACCGACCGAGGGAGTCAGTTCAGCGACCATCGAGTTGTGGCCTTCTGTGCCCGACACGGGATCACGCGCTCCATGGGGCGAACCGGCACCTGCTACGACCACGCGAGCGCGGAGTCCTTCTGGTCGATCTTCAAACACGAGTTCTTCTACCGCCACGCCTTTGGCGACCTCGCCGAGCTGCGCCGCGGCATACAGAGCTACATCCAGTTCTACAACCACCAGCGCAGCTGCTCGAAGATCGGCTACCTTGCCCCAGTCGTCTTCGAGCACCTCGTCGCGGAGGAGGCTCGCGTGAAGTAA
- a CDS encoding RDD family protein: protein MVHRLARSWFPGLVVELCGSTWRTDVVREVEGMSAADGGSRLASPWRRLWGLIVDLIVVFLGSVIFELILGGLAGLSNPIFQVDRFELPVFDYVLNALAIAAYFVVLIGLRSQTLGQAAAHLRVEAQDGGPVGMRRASIRFVVSLLSFVMLFTGYLVAFLDPSRQTLHDRVAGTRVVVEAVLPREGS, encoded by the coding sequence ATGGTGCATCGACTGGCGCGGTCGTGGTTTCCCGGGCTCGTGGTCGAGCTGTGCGGTTCGACGTGGCGGACGGATGTGGTGCGGGAGGTCGAGGGTATGAGTGCGGCTGATGGCGGATCGCGGCTCGCGTCGCCGTGGCGACGGTTGTGGGGACTCATCGTCGACCTGATCGTGGTGTTTCTCGGCTCGGTGATCTTCGAACTGATCCTCGGCGGGCTTGCTGGCCTGTCGAACCCCATCTTCCAGGTCGACCGCTTCGAGCTGCCGGTGTTCGACTACGTCCTGAACGCACTCGCCATCGCCGCCTACTTCGTCGTGCTGATCGGACTGCGTTCCCAAACGCTCGGCCAGGCGGCTGCGCACCTTCGGGTCGAGGCTCAAGACGGTGGCCCGGTCGGCATGCGACGCGCGAGCATTCGCTTCGTTGTCTCACTGCTGTCGTTCGTCATGCTCTTCACGGGCTATCTCGTCGCATTTCTCGATCCTTCTCGCCAGACCCTCCACGACCGCGTTGCTGGTACCCGGGTCGTCGTGGAGGCGGTCCTCCCTCGTGAGGGGAGCTAG
- a CDS encoding MFS transporter, with translation MPRQRAPRLPLVLLALVAGVTVANTYYLQPLLHVIADTFGLRGGSPGLLVTVTQAGYVIGLGTLLPLGDRFDRRRLMLITIVVSAAFDLLVAFAGNVVVFAIGLLGLGVFSSVAQLAVTYAAAAAEPARRARSVAAVMAGLLSGIVLARTYAGWLAQVAGVRAVFVVAGVACIVLALAIARWLPHERVAKERSLVVLYRTAMALLRREPLLRLRAGLGFLSFAAFSMFWTTMALALSGPPFHLSTGVIGLFGFAGLAGVLAARVVGHQADRGRAGVTTVASFSLIALSWLALAVDRSSLLWFVVLTATLDAGIQGAQLSNQAAIYLLAPGAQGRVTMVYMVCYFLGGVAGSSSASLLYGVGGFRTVAVAGVVVGVLGLVIMAAAGFAERRWRERARATGTSGTPEGGVARLDEVA, from the coding sequence ATTCCACGGCAACGCGCTCCTCGGCTTCCGCTCGTCCTGCTCGCCCTCGTCGCGGGCGTCACGGTCGCGAACACGTACTACCTGCAGCCGTTGCTGCACGTGATCGCGGACACCTTCGGTCTTCGCGGCGGGAGCCCGGGGCTGCTCGTCACCGTCACGCAGGCCGGCTACGTCATCGGGCTTGGCACGCTCCTCCCACTCGGGGATCGCTTCGATCGTCGCAGGCTCATGCTGATCACGATCGTCGTCAGCGCCGCGTTCGATCTCCTGGTCGCCTTCGCCGGCAACGTCGTCGTGTTCGCCATCGGCCTGCTCGGACTTGGGGTCTTCTCGTCGGTGGCCCAGCTCGCGGTGACCTACGCAGCTGCGGCAGCCGAGCCGGCTCGTCGCGCACGCTCGGTCGCGGCGGTGATGGCTGGCCTGCTCTCCGGGATCGTCCTCGCGCGCACCTACGCGGGATGGCTTGCGCAGGTGGCGGGCGTGCGAGCGGTGTTCGTCGTCGCAGGCGTCGCCTGTATCGTGCTCGCGCTCGCGATCGCCCGATGGTTGCCGCACGAGCGGGTTGCGAAGGAGCGATCGCTCGTCGTGTTGTATCGGACGGCCATGGCGTTGTTGCGGCGCGAGCCGTTGCTGCGACTGCGGGCCGGACTCGGGTTCTTGAGCTTTGCTGCGTTCTCGATGTTCTGGACGACGATGGCACTCGCACTCTCGGGGCCCCCGTTCCACCTCTCGACCGGCGTCATCGGGCTGTTCGGCTTCGCAGGCCTGGCAGGCGTGCTGGCGGCCCGCGTCGTTGGCCACCAGGCAGATCGAGGACGCGCCGGGGTCACCACGGTCGCTTCGTTCAGCCTGATCGCGCTCTCGTGGCTCGCCTTGGCGGTCGATCGGTCGTCGTTGCTCTGGTTCGTGGTGCTCACGGCGACGCTGGACGCCGGGATCCAAGGGGCTCAGCTCTCCAATCAAGCGGCGATCTACCTGCTCGCACCGGGCGCCCAGGGGCGCGTGACCATGGTGTACATGGTGTGCTACTTCCTCGGCGGCGTCGCTGGATCGTCGAGCGCATCGCTCCTCTATGGGGTGGGCGGGTTCCGAACCGTTGCGGTCGCAGGTGTCGTCGTCGGCGTCCTCGGTCTTGTGATCATGGCGGCAGCTGGGTTCGCCGAGCGACGCTGGCGCGAACGGGCGCGAGCGACGGGGACCTCAGGAACTCCCGAGGGTGGCGTCGCTAGGCTTGATGAGGTGGCCTAG
- a CDS encoding inorganic diphosphatase, with protein sequence MDALHCVIEIPRHSRNKYEVDHETGTVWLDRTLFTPMGYPLDYGYIDSTLGEDGDPLDVLLYLDVPTFPGCHVKGRPVAAFVMSDEAGRDVKILCVPHGDPRYDHIRDLGDVHTHLQREVAHFFEHYKDLEPGKSVAIEGWAPLEQAQREIDAALARFEHAHGNASPSH encoded by the coding sequence ATGGACGCACTGCACTGCGTGATCGAGATCCCGCGTCACTCCCGCAACAAGTACGAGGTCGACCATGAGACGGGGACCGTCTGGCTCGATCGCACGCTGTTCACGCCGATGGGCTACCCGCTTGACTACGGCTACATCGATTCGACATTGGGCGAGGACGGTGACCCACTCGACGTGCTGCTGTATCTGGATGTGCCGACGTTTCCAGGGTGCCATGTGAAGGGTCGTCCGGTTGCTGCGTTCGTGATGAGCGACGAGGCCGGTCGCGACGTCAAGATCCTCTGCGTGCCCCATGGGGATCCTCGCTACGACCACATTCGTGACCTCGGCGACGTCCACACGCACCTCCAACGGGAAGTCGCTCACTTCTTCGAGCACTACAAGGACCTCGAACCGGGCAAGTCGGTCGCGATCGAAGGGTGGGCCCCCCTCGAGCAAGCCCAGCGTGAGATCGATGCAGCGCTGGCGCGCTTCGAGCACGCCCACGGCAACGCCTCGCCGAGCCACTAG
- a CDS encoding NifU family protein, with product MDSPNDERDPEAVRDLIEQLRPAVQYDGGDLELVDVNTETGVVRVRLTGACSSCAISTSTIQLGVERIVKGRFSWVTAVEGELDEEFDFAASAALGRGGWVPLRPPTTA from the coding sequence ATGGACTCGCCGAACGACGAACGCGATCCCGAGGCCGTCCGCGACCTGATCGAGCAGCTGCGGCCGGCGGTACAGTACGACGGTGGCGATCTCGAACTCGTCGACGTGAACACCGAGACCGGCGTGGTTCGCGTCAGGCTGACCGGCGCCTGCTCGAGCTGCGCCATCTCGACGTCGACGATTCAACTCGGTGTCGAGCGGATCGTCAAGGGTCGCTTCTCGTGGGTCACCGCGGTGGAGGGCGAACTCGACGAGGAGTTCGACTTCGCCGCCTCGGCAGCCCTCGGACGCGGCGGCTGGGTACCGCTTCGGCCCCCCACCACCGCGTGA
- a CDS encoding enoyl-CoA hydratase/isomerase family protein, producing the protein MTREASAALVEITRPERANALRVDDAEALAATLVALDDDPGVRAIILLGSPRYFSAGADLADLADEDALAHIDRIHRLLRQVLALRTPTIAAVRGAAVGAGLNLALACDLVVAGTSTRASEMFIHRGLTLDFAGSAILSARIGPHRAKALAFFGGTLTLDELAMLVNRVVPDDEVLDVARGWAHDLAERSPRALTLSKRLIDQAAPSLGSALDREIIAQLAAASDPATRAELERWR; encoded by the coding sequence GTGACGCGCGAGGCGTCGGCCGCGCTGGTAGAGATCACGCGGCCCGAGCGCGCCAATGCGTTACGCGTCGACGACGCCGAGGCGCTCGCCGCGACCCTGGTCGCACTCGACGACGACCCCGGCGTTCGGGCCATCATCCTCCTCGGATCTCCCAGGTACTTTTCGGCCGGCGCGGACCTCGCAGACCTCGCAGACGAGGATGCACTCGCCCATATCGACCGCATCCACCGCCTGCTTCGACAGGTTCTCGCACTGCGGACCCCGACGATCGCCGCCGTACGGGGCGCAGCCGTGGGCGCCGGACTGAACCTGGCCCTTGCGTGCGACCTCGTCGTCGCCGGCACCAGCACGCGCGCGAGCGAGATGTTCATCCACCGAGGCCTCACGCTCGACTTTGCCGGCTCCGCCATCTTGAGCGCGCGGATCGGTCCGCATCGGGCCAAGGCGCTCGCCTTCTTCGGCGGCACGCTGACCCTCGACGAGCTCGCCATGCTCGTCAATCGCGTCGTGCCCGACGACGAGGTGCTCGACGTGGCCCGTGGCTGGGCTCACGATCTCGCCGAGCGCTCGCCACGCGCCCTGACCTTGAGCAAGCGCCTCATCGACCAAGCCGCGCCGTCACTCGGATCGGCGCTCGATCGCGAGATCATCGCCCAGCTCGCCGCAGCCAGCGATCCAGCAACACGCGCAGAGCTCGAGCGATGGCGCTAG
- a CDS encoding trans-sulfuration enzyme family protein — translation MATPEDDVVERRSIATLLQLPPSEDRLFGPNPSVSLNATYYEGQRSAYGRHTNPTWEAFEALIGELEGGTAVAFGSGAAATFALLLALGPRALVVADSYMGTRQLARWLGARIPGIELVEPSDLDAHLDRLAPGSVVLIETPSNPLLVTYPIATLAKRIHERGGLLAVDSTLATPVLQRPLTLGADVVVHSASKFLSGHSDVLGGVLVASDEDLVARVGEVRELTGAIIGPVEAYLCFRGLRTLAVRVERASATATTLAMRLRDRLGDTVRYPGFDSELVGPGRQQSAGGALVALELESAQQADAMLDGLSLFHHATSLGGVESLAERRGRYPGEDRIGEGLVRLSVGLEDVEDLWGDLDRALTRAGL, via the coding sequence ATGGCCACTCCGGAGGACGACGTGGTCGAACGGCGTTCGATCGCGACCCTCTTGCAGTTGCCGCCGAGCGAGGACCGTCTCTTCGGGCCGAATCCTTCGGTCTCGCTCAATGCCACCTACTACGAGGGCCAGCGTTCTGCTTACGGGCGCCACACGAACCCGACCTGGGAGGCCTTCGAAGCCCTGATCGGTGAGCTCGAGGGTGGTACCGCAGTGGCCTTCGGTTCGGGTGCGGCCGCAACGTTCGCGTTGCTGCTCGCCCTTGGTCCGAGGGCCCTCGTCGTGGCCGACTCGTACATGGGAACGCGACAGCTCGCCAGGTGGCTCGGTGCGCGTATCCCGGGCATCGAGCTCGTTGAGCCCTCCGACCTCGATGCGCACCTGGATCGCCTTGCTCCCGGCTCGGTGGTGCTGATCGAGACGCCATCGAACCCGCTCCTGGTGACCTATCCCATCGCGACGCTCGCGAAGCGGATCCATGAGCGCGGAGGTCTGCTCGCCGTGGACTCGACCCTCGCGACGCCGGTGCTGCAGCGGCCGCTCACGCTGGGTGCCGACGTCGTGGTGCACTCGGCATCGAAGTTCCTCTCGGGCCATTCCGATGTCCTCGGAGGTGTGCTCGTGGCGAGCGACGAGGACCTCGTTGCGCGCGTGGGAGAGGTGCGCGAGCTCACGGGGGCCATCATCGGTCCCGTGGAGGCGTACCTGTGTTTCCGGGGTCTGCGCACCCTTGCCGTGCGAGTGGAACGAGCCAGCGCGACGGCGACCACCTTGGCGATGCGGCTTCGCGATCGCCTTGGCGACACGGTGCGCTATCCCGGCTTCGACTCCGAGCTCGTCGGCCCCGGACGGCAGCAGTCGGCTGGTGGGGCGTTGGTGGCCCTCGAACTCGAGAGTGCCCAGCAAGCCGACGCCATGCTCGATGGTCTGAGCCTCTTCCACCACGCGACGTCGTTGGGGGGTGTCGAGAGCCTGGCCGAGCGCCGGGGACGCTACCCCGGAGAGGACCGTATCGGAGAGGGCCTCGTGCGACTGTCGGTCGGTCTCGAGGACGTCGAGGATCTCTGGGGCGATCTCGACCGAGCGCTCACGAGAGCGGGTCTCTAG
- a CDS encoding DUF2469 domain-containing protein, which translates to MSAEDLERYETEVELGLYQEYKAVLPLFRFVVETERRFYLANSVVVQPKAEAGLSFVEIELHDAWVWDMYRPVRFVDHVRVVSFRDVNVEELPRRDPS; encoded by the coding sequence ATGAGTGCTGAGGATCTCGAGCGGTACGAGACCGAGGTCGAGCTGGGTCTCTACCAGGAATACAAGGCGGTACTCCCGCTGTTTCGCTTTGTGGTTGAGACCGAGCGCCGCTTCTATCTGGCGAACTCGGTCGTTGTGCAGCCGAAGGCGGAGGCCGGATTGAGCTTTGTCGAGATCGAACTGCACGACGCCTGGGTGTGGGACATGTACCGTCCAGTGCGCTTCGTCGATCATGTGCGGGTGGTGTCGTTTCGAGACGTGAACGTCGAGGAGCTTCCTCGACGGGATCCCAGCTGA
- the rplS gene encoding 50S ribosomal protein L19, translated as MKATDLVDADSLREDVPEFAPGDTVKVHVRVVEGSRERVQVFQGIVIGRNGSGAQETFTVRKLSFGIGVERIFPVHAPTIAKIEVVTRGDVRRAKLYYLRGRVGRAAKVKEKR; from the coding sequence ATGAAGGCCACGGATCTCGTCGATGCTGATTCGCTACGTGAGGACGTTCCCGAGTTCGCCCCGGGTGACACCGTCAAGGTGCACGTGCGGGTCGTGGAAGGATCTCGCGAGCGGGTACAGGTGTTCCAGGGCATCGTCATCGGCCGAAACGGGTCGGGCGCGCAGGAGACCTTTACGGTCCGAAAGCTGAGCTTCGGCATCGGTGTCGAGCGCATCTTCCCCGTGCACGCACCCACGATCGCCAAGATCGAAGTGGTGACCCGGGGCGACGTGCGTCGTGCCAAGCTGTACTACCTTCGCGGGCGCGTCGGTCGCGCCGCGAAGGTCAAGGAGAAGCGCTGA
- the trmD gene encoding tRNA (guanosine(37)-N1)-methyltransferase TrmD yields the protein MRIAVVTIFPALVEGVLTQSILGRAARDEAVHYEVIDVRRFADDPRRSVDDTPFGGGAGMVLKPEPFAAALRVADAPHPWIGMSPAGRRFTQREAERLADLDAFTLVCGRYEGFDARLEDSVFDELLSVGDVVLQGGELAALLVIEAVVRLVPHVLGNTASAVEESFGAEGLLEYPQYTRPRSFEGLEVPPVLLSGDHQEVARWRRAAALARTLRHRPDLIVARGGLADEEVSLLERYGYADLVARWVKEQEGRR from the coding sequence ATGCGCATCGCGGTCGTGACGATCTTCCCGGCGCTCGTCGAGGGGGTCTTGACGCAGTCGATCCTCGGGCGGGCAGCACGTGACGAAGCGGTCCACTACGAGGTGATCGACGTGCGTCGCTTCGCGGACGATCCTCGCCGATCCGTCGACGACACTCCCTTTGGCGGGGGGGCGGGGATGGTGCTGAAGCCCGAGCCCTTCGCGGCGGCTCTGCGTGTGGCTGACGCCCCCCATCCCTGGATCGGGATGTCTCCTGCTGGGCGGAGATTCACGCAGCGCGAGGCCGAGCGTCTCGCCGACCTCGATGCATTCACGTTGGTGTGCGGGCGCTACGAGGGCTTCGATGCGCGCCTCGAGGACAGCGTCTTCGACGAGCTGCTCTCGGTGGGCGACGTCGTCCTCCAAGGCGGTGAGCTCGCGGCGCTGCTGGTCATCGAAGCGGTCGTGCGCCTGGTGCCACACGTGCTCGGCAACACGGCCTCGGCGGTCGAGGAGAGTTTCGGCGCCGAGGGGCTCCTCGAATATCCCCAGTACACGAGGCCGCGTTCGTTCGAGGGCCTCGAGGTCCCCCCGGTGCTGCTCAGTGGCGACCACCAGGAGGTGGCTCGTTGGCGGCGAGCCGCTGCGCTCGCTCGAACGTTACGACATCGTCCAGATCTGATCGTCGCACGGGGCGGACTCGCCGACGAAGAGGTCTCGCTCCTCGAGCGCTACGGCTATGCTGACCTGGTTGCACGCTGGGTCAAGGAGCAAGAGGGTCGAAGATGA
- the rimM gene encoding ribosome maturation factor RimM (Essential for efficient processing of 16S rRNA) has protein sequence MSSRVRIGVIGRPHGVKGAVTLHHVSDVPGRFVADAHVWLDDEVAMVITEVRGQPDRPIVRLRGVESREAAEELRGHSLWAERVALPDGMVIVPDLVGARLVDADGVDRGRIVAVEANPASELLVLEGGGLVPSIFITQVADGYVVADLPPGLLDD, from the coding sequence GTGAGTTCGAGGGTCCGCATTGGGGTCATCGGGCGCCCGCACGGCGTGAAGGGCGCTGTGACGCTTCACCACGTCTCGGATGTCCCAGGACGATTCGTCGCCGACGCCCACGTGTGGCTCGATGACGAGGTCGCTATGGTGATCACTGAGGTGCGGGGCCAACCCGACCGGCCTATCGTGCGCCTTCGAGGCGTGGAGAGCCGAGAAGCCGCGGAGGAGCTCCGAGGGCACTCCCTGTGGGCGGAGCGTGTCGCACTGCCGGACGGCATGGTGATCGTTCCGGATCTCGTGGGTGCGCGACTCGTCGACGCCGATGGCGTCGATCGAGGCCGCATCGTTGCGGTCGAGGCGAACCCGGCCAGCGAGTTGCTGGTCCTCGAAGGAGGTGGTTTGGTCCCCTCCATCTTCATCACGCAGGTCGCCGACGGCTACGTGGTCGCCGACCTTCCGCCCGGGCTCCTGGACGACTGA